A genomic segment from Thermococcus sp. LS1 encodes:
- a CDS encoding PhzF family phenazine biosynthesis isomerase: protein MTPQAFYISSPTLPVNAVECRAFKVDAFTNRPFKGNPAAVVLDCPELDRETMLAIAGELNLSETAFVWPEKDGFRVRFFTPGDEIPLCGHATVATFYLLWRLGLATEGINRMFSRAGGLTFSSRTERYGSSS from the coding sequence GTGACACCGCAAGCCTTTTACATTTCTTCTCCAACTCTTCCGGTGAACGCTGTGGAATGCAGGGCGTTTAAGGTGGATGCTTTTACCAACCGACCGTTTAAGGGGAACCCCGCGGCTGTTGTTCTCGACTGCCCGGAGCTCGACAGAGAGACCATGCTGGCAATCGCCGGGGAGCTGAACCTCTCGGAGACTGCCTTCGTTTGGCCGGAGAAGGACGGCTTCCGAGTGAGGTTTTTCACCCCGGGGGATGAGATTCCCCTCTGCGGCCATGCCACGGTTGCGACGTTCTACCTGCTCTGGCGCCTGGGTCTGGCGACTGAAGGCATCAACAGGATGTTCTCCAGGGCGGGGGGATTGACGTTCTCATCAAGGACGGAAAGGTATGGCTCAAGCAGCTGA
- a CDS encoding MFS transporter, with product MSLSRNFWLFAVGRFISQLGWAVQEVALPLYVLDQTHSGGMMTLFVLADIIPSLIIMPFAGVIGDRYNRKKLMVSFDLARGLLLFAVIAFNFLGIYQLLAIQVVMAVMGTFFGAATSAMFPDLVEPEELEKANSTVSSFSIIARLVGPALGGLIYAFGGIKLALLINAVSFFGSGLFEALIHYEWKTRELESARQVIEDIKEGIAFLRSSHYLMVLMFFALFMNALGQPFGAVIMPYSFREILKFSSQQFGLLESAFMGGMLLGNLLIAVKLKKPGRLFFKALAFNGAMMLVFIWVVSPYTELATRVAFFTLAGVSILWGFSNALINVPLNAKIQRAIPTELRGRVFSALALLINVSAPLGLVVVGSLMDRFPVWQISAVLWIMMGAVILYYYIKHRETLLREQKYGESGSRERTT from the coding sequence ATGAGCCTCAGCAGGAACTTCTGGCTCTTCGCAGTCGGCCGCTTCATCTCGCAGCTCGGCTGGGCGGTGCAGGAAGTCGCTTTGCCGCTCTACGTGCTCGACCAGACCCACAGTGGGGGCATGATGACGCTATTCGTTTTAGCGGACATCATTCCCTCTCTTATTATAATGCCGTTCGCGGGTGTGATAGGTGATCGCTACAACAGGAAGAAGCTCATGGTGAGCTTTGACCTCGCGAGGGGCCTCCTGCTCTTTGCGGTCATAGCGTTCAACTTCCTCGGCATCTACCAGCTACTCGCAATTCAGGTCGTCATGGCGGTCATGGGGACGTTCTTTGGGGCCGCCACGAGTGCGATGTTTCCGGACCTCGTTGAGCCTGAAGAGCTGGAGAAGGCAAACTCCACGGTGAGTTCGTTCTCAATAATAGCGAGGCTCGTTGGCCCGGCCTTGGGTGGCCTCATCTACGCCTTTGGCGGGATAAAGCTCGCCCTGCTCATAAACGCGGTGAGCTTCTTTGGCTCCGGACTGTTTGAAGCTCTAATACACTACGAGTGGAAGACGAGGGAACTTGAGAGCGCCAGACAGGTCATCGAGGACATAAAGGAGGGAATAGCGTTCCTGCGCTCCAGCCACTACCTCATGGTGCTCATGTTCTTCGCCCTCTTCATGAATGCACTCGGTCAGCCCTTCGGCGCGGTTATAATGCCCTACTCCTTCAGGGAGATCCTTAAGTTTTCCAGCCAGCAGTTTGGACTGCTCGAAAGCGCCTTCATGGGCGGCATGCTCCTCGGCAACCTGCTCATAGCTGTGAAGCTGAAGAAGCCGGGCAGGCTGTTCTTCAAGGCGCTTGCATTCAACGGTGCCATGATGTTAGTCTTCATATGGGTGGTCTCGCCTTATACGGAGCTTGCCACGAGGGTTGCATTCTTTACCCTCGCTGGAGTGTCCATACTGTGGGGCTTTAGCAACGCGCTGATTAACGTTCCCCTCAACGCCAAGATACAGCGCGCTATTCCCACAGAACTCCGCGGTAGGGTTTTCTCCGCCCTTGCCCTGCTCATAAATGTATCCGCGCCTCTCGGCCTTGTGGTTGTGGGGTCTCTGATGGACCGCTTCCCTGTCTGGCAAATAAGCGCCGTCCTTTGGATTATGATGGGAGCCGTGATACTCTACTACTACATCAAGCACAGGGAGACCCTACTCAGGGAGCAAAAATACGGGGAGAGTGGAAGCAGAGAGAGAACTACTTGA
- a CDS encoding DUF4097 family beta strand repeat-containing protein, producing the protein MFENVREVQIKAVNGRINIEGWDNDYVEVDYTLHGEVDVEVEQEGKKLVVKEKPRTKKVLGIFQKSSDGWAEIELKVPRKVVVKAKSVNGELHAKNVRFTEAITVNGELELENCEAELIKTVNGEAKASLPTAGPLKATTVNGDMVLEIEELEDDIEVTSVNGDVVVRITDFCDARIKVTKVNGDVEIAGIDPNDPVIGAGTYEVKVSTVNGDVRVELI; encoded by the coding sequence ATGTTTGAAAACGTGAGGGAAGTTCAGATAAAGGCCGTGAACGGCCGTATCAATATCGAGGGCTGGGACAACGACTACGTGGAAGTCGATTATACTCTACACGGTGAGGTAGATGTTGAAGTAGAGCAGGAAGGGAAAAAGCTTGTCGTCAAAGAAAAGCCCCGGACAAAAAAAGTCCTTGGCATCTTCCAGAAGTCTTCAGACGGCTGGGCGGAGATTGAGCTGAAAGTTCCGAGGAAAGTCGTTGTGAAGGCTAAGAGCGTCAACGGGGAGCTTCACGCAAAGAACGTCCGCTTCACCGAAGCCATAACCGTTAACGGTGAGCTTGAGCTGGAGAACTGCGAGGCGGAGCTTATAAAGACGGTCAACGGCGAGGCGAAGGCGAGCCTCCCCACAGCCGGCCCGCTGAAGGCAACGACGGTGAACGGGGATATGGTGCTTGAGATTGAAGAGCTGGAGGACGACATAGAGGTAACGAGCGTGAACGGGGACGTGGTGGTTCGTATCACCGACTTCTGCGACGCGCGCATAAAGGTCACCAAAGTCAACGGCGACGTTGAAATTGCCGGAATAGACCCCAACGACCCCGTTATCGGGGCTGGAACTTATGAGGTCAAAGTAAGCACCGTCAACGGTGACGTGAGGGTTGAGCTGATTTAA
- a CDS encoding molybdopterin-binding protein, which yields MFAEILTIGDELLTGNTVDSNSAFIAQKLTERGYWVRRKTTVGDDVEEIRKVIREILDRKPEVLIISGGLGPTHDDVTMLAVAKALGKKLTLCESCLERIKAFYERLYKEGYIDDPELNEGRKKMAYLPEGAVPLENIEGAAPGAFIEHGGVKIFVLPGMPREMKAMLEKEVLPRLGERKFIQRKLLAEITDESKLAPILIETLERFKVRIHSSPKGFGKYIGIIIFGESEEEIEKAKAFMEERSIRFEEGW from the coding sequence ATGTTCGCCGAAATCCTGACTATAGGAGACGAGCTCCTCACCGGAAACACCGTGGACAGCAACTCGGCCTTTATCGCCCAGAAGCTTACCGAGAGGGGCTACTGGGTGAGGAGAAAAACCACCGTCGGCGATGACGTTGAGGAGATAAGGAAGGTTATCCGTGAGATCCTAGATAGGAAACCAGAGGTTCTCATCATCTCTGGAGGCTTGGGACCAACCCACGACGACGTGACTATGCTTGCTGTTGCCAAGGCCCTCGGGAAGAAGCTAACCCTTTGTGAGTCCTGCCTTGAAAGGATTAAAGCCTTCTATGAGCGCCTTTATAAGGAAGGCTACATAGACGATCCCGAGCTAAATGAGGGAAGGAAAAAGATGGCTTACCTTCCGGAAGGGGCCGTTCCCCTGGAGAACATTGAGGGAGCCGCACCTGGGGCGTTCATAGAGCACGGGGGCGTTAAGATTTTCGTCCTCCCGGGGATGCCGCGCGAGATGAAGGCGATGCTGGAAAAGGAGGTTCTTCCGAGGCTTGGGGAGAGAAAGTTCATCCAGAGAAAGCTTCTGGCAGAAATAACCGACGAGTCAAAGCTGGCTCCGATCCTCATCGAGACGCTGGAGCGCTTTAAGGTCAGAATACACTCCTCGCCAAAGGGCTTCGGCAAATACATTGGGATAATCATCTTCGGAGAGAGCGAGGAAGAGATAGAAAAGGCCAAGGCCTTCATGGAGGAGAGAAGCATTCGCTTCGAGGAGGGCTGGTAG
- a CDS encoding DUF4350 domain-containing protein: protein MRKVGLIVALILILSIVPTWAIKPVQAATYVPLVELNQNFNSYLYSDVLTSGIVTYRDNNGFFIQNGTGPYTGIYVYTGYKSYPNVEPGQIVEVYGYAKYYNGLKELSVNPAYGEYYTVIGSGTVPEPTVVSTGEVNQEKWQGVLVKFVDAKITDRYDSWYTKIWIDDGSGEALVFFSSSASSDLQPGAKFKYVTGVVYVYSYTYEILPISYQLYNPAVKITDVEYYAFIKDVPSRVKATVLNSGANPSNVTFVVKFDDTTVYSEDFDLQSGETRTVEFYVIPTSLGEHTLTIIAEESEKIFAIEVIPNPNVVAYGITPYYERLYSREISNLTELYENFTYTVNKLRQYGVDFGDLEPKIQWINETMAEIQREYIIYDSLKGLLIQQNPYRMAYYFPVMTHIRRAALLSREVVQELEFVLPHLQRVLKEVEAIYQPPAPRNETNVTENQTSITPSTNISITITKVLIDASHGQYFNPTKTDTSGMQTLIENIQNELGWIVDINTEPITYEKLKEYDIFIITNPSQDITDEEAQAIQQFVENGGGLFILGENYYNHVYYKSLNKVVSKYGIEFNNDELMDDDVNTGRKWFPLVGIYNLDHPAMQFLTADHQMYYSGDTLTVSGNVVWLVRGYETSYSVDKDGNVIYEKGSKPIIAAAVEVGSGRIVAYGSSKAISDSYYGNYINTNWPFVKGVLLWLAHEI, encoded by the coding sequence ATGAGGAAAGTCGGATTAATAGTAGCTTTGATTTTGATTCTGAGTATAGTGCCAACGTGGGCGATAAAGCCAGTGCAGGCGGCCACTTATGTCCCGCTGGTAGAGTTGAATCAGAACTTCAATAGTTATCTCTACAGTGATGTCCTTACAAGCGGAATAGTAACATACCGCGATAACAACGGCTTCTTTATTCAGAACGGAACAGGGCCGTATACGGGAATTTATGTATACACAGGATACAAATCGTATCCGAACGTAGAGCCTGGCCAGATAGTTGAGGTCTATGGCTATGCAAAGTACTACAACGGTCTCAAGGAGCTTTCAGTGAATCCCGCATACGGCGAATATTATACTGTGATAGGAAGCGGGACTGTCCCAGAACCGACGGTGGTATCTACCGGTGAAGTGAATCAGGAAAAGTGGCAGGGTGTCCTTGTAAAGTTCGTGGATGCCAAGATAACAGATAGATACGATAGCTGGTACACAAAAATATGGATTGACGACGGTAGTGGTGAGGCACTGGTATTCTTTTCAAGCAGTGCTTCTTCTGACCTCCAGCCGGGAGCCAAGTTCAAATACGTTACTGGAGTTGTCTACGTCTACTCCTATACCTACGAAATCCTCCCCATTAGCTACCAGCTCTACAATCCAGCCGTCAAAATAACCGACGTTGAATACTACGCATTTATCAAGGATGTTCCATCCAGAGTTAAGGCTACTGTCCTCAACAGTGGAGCGAATCCAAGCAATGTGACTTTTGTTGTCAAATTTGATGATACCACTGTGTATTCCGAAGACTTCGACCTCCAGTCTGGGGAGACTAGGACTGTGGAGTTCTACGTAATTCCGACGAGCCTTGGAGAGCACACCCTCACGATCATCGCTGAAGAAAGTGAAAAAATCTTCGCCATCGAAGTCATTCCCAATCCCAATGTGGTTGCCTACGGCATTACTCCTTACTACGAGAGACTCTACTCCAGGGAGATAAGCAACCTCACAGAACTCTACGAGAACTTCACCTACACCGTTAACAAGCTCAGGCAGTATGGTGTCGATTTCGGAGATCTTGAGCCTAAGATCCAGTGGATTAACGAAACCATGGCAGAGATACAGAGGGAATACATAATCTACGACAGCCTTAAGGGTCTTCTGATCCAGCAGAACCCCTACAGAATGGCCTACTACTTCCCGGTGATGACTCATATCAGGAGGGCAGCACTCCTGAGCAGGGAGGTTGTGCAGGAGCTGGAGTTCGTCCTGCCGCACCTTCAGAGAGTCCTGAAGGAAGTTGAGGCCATCTACCAGCCACCAGCACCAAGAAACGAGACTAACGTGACTGAGAACCAGACCAGTATCACTCCGTCCACCAACATAAGCATCACCATCACTAAGGTGCTCATCGACGCTTCCCATGGCCAGTACTTCAACCCGACCAAGACTGACACCAGTGGCATGCAGACCCTCATAGAAAACATCCAGAACGAACTCGGCTGGATAGTTGATATTAACACCGAGCCGATAACTTACGAGAAGCTCAAAGAGTACGACATCTTCATAATCACCAACCCCAGCCAGGACATAACCGATGAAGAAGCTCAGGCGATCCAGCAGTTTGTTGAGAACGGTGGCGGCCTCTTCATACTTGGTGAGAACTACTACAATCACGTCTACTACAAGAGCCTTAACAAAGTTGTTAGCAAGTACGGAATCGAGTTCAACAACGACGAGCTCATGGACGATGACGTCAATACTGGCCGGAAGTGGTTCCCACTCGTAGGAATCTACAACCTCGACCACCCGGCTATGCAGTTCCTCACTGCGGACCACCAGATGTACTACAGCGGCGACACCCTCACCGTGAGCGGCAACGTTGTCTGGCTCGTCAGGGGCTATGAGACATCCTATTCAGTGGACAAGGATGGAAACGTCATTTACGAGAAGGGATCCAAGCCAATTATAGCAGCAGCTGTCGAGGTCGGAAGCGGCAGAATCGTCGCCTATGGCTCGAGCAAGGCCATTAGTGACTCCTACTACGGCAACTATATCAACACCAACTGGCCGTTCGTCAAGGGCGTCCTTCTCTGGCTGGCCCACGAAATTTGA
- a CDS encoding cob(I)yrinic acid a,c-diamide adenosyltransferase — protein sequence MPITTKTGDKGLTGLFTGDRIAKYSPIMEANGTIDELSSFLGEAKHYVPEEMAEVLEKIQVELYSLMAEIASKGKYKKVGEEEVKWLEELIHKYEEEVQLRAFVLPGSTIASAKLDVCRTVARRAERAVARLVLDYGFGSSVLVYLNRLSDLLFIMARAIEKREGKIKEVK from the coding sequence ATGCCAATAACGACCAAAACCGGTGATAAAGGTTTAACAGGTCTCTTTACAGGCGACAGAATTGCGAAGTACTCGCCCATAATGGAAGCTAACGGCACCATAGACGAGCTGAGCAGCTTTCTGGGCGAGGCCAAACACTACGTGCCCGAAGAGATGGCAGAGGTACTCGAAAAAATCCAGGTTGAGCTTTACTCGCTCATGGCTGAGATAGCGAGCAAGGGAAAGTACAAGAAAGTTGGAGAAGAGGAAGTCAAGTGGCTCGAAGAACTTATTCATAAATATGAAGAAGAAGTTCAGCTCCGCGCATTTGTCCTTCCTGGCTCCACCATCGCCAGTGCCAAGCTCGATGTGTGCAGAACAGTGGCAAGGAGAGCCGAGAGGGCTGTTGCACGGCTCGTTCTTGACTACGGCTTTGGAAGCAGCGTTCTCGTCTACCTCAACCGGCTCAGCGATTTGCTTTTCATAATGGCGCGCGCAATAGAAAAGAGGGAAGGAAAGATAAAAGAGGTCAAGTAG
- a CDS encoding translation initiation factor IF-2B subunit alpha (eIF-2BA; catalyzes the binding of GTP to IF2) codes for MLPPEIRSILEEMRAERIRGASYLARRGAEAYIKLAELLSGEELREALKEMREEIPAVNRTMASLHNLARFIPITDNPDLVRSKAEEFIRLSEEAKREIGNIGSELIDENEVIITHSFSSAVLEIFKAAKKKGKHFKVILTESAPDYEGLVLARELEALEIPFEVITDAQIGIFAKKATLAFVGADNVTRDGAVINKAGTYLLALACHDNGVPFYVAAESFKLHPELNSEEVEIVERPYARQGYRVRNYLFDITPWKYVRGIVTELGILVPPKEI; via the coding sequence ATGCTTCCCCCAGAAATTCGCTCCATCCTCGAAGAGATGCGCGCCGAGCGCATAAGGGGCGCGAGCTACCTGGCTAGGAGAGGCGCCGAGGCATACATAAAGCTCGCCGAGCTTTTAAGCGGCGAGGAACTGAGAGAGGCCCTTAAGGAAATGAGAGAAGAGATTCCTGCCGTGAACAGAACAATGGCTTCACTCCACAATCTGGCCAGATTCATACCCATCACGGATAATCCTGACCTTGTAAGATCAAAGGCCGAGGAGTTCATTCGCCTGAGCGAGGAAGCCAAGAGGGAGATCGGCAACATCGGGAGCGAGCTGATAGACGAGAACGAGGTAATAATAACCCACTCCTTCTCCTCGGCTGTTCTGGAGATTTTTAAGGCCGCGAAGAAGAAGGGCAAGCACTTCAAGGTAATCCTAACGGAGAGCGCACCGGACTACGAGGGACTGGTCTTAGCCCGGGAGCTTGAGGCCCTAGAGATTCCCTTCGAAGTTATCACCGACGCTCAGATAGGCATCTTTGCCAAAAAAGCTACCCTGGCCTTTGTCGGTGCCGACAACGTTACGCGTGATGGGGCGGTTATCAACAAGGCTGGCACGTACCTCCTTGCCCTAGCCTGTCATGACAATGGCGTTCCTTTCTACGTCGCAGCGGAGAGCTTTAAACTTCATCCCGAGCTGAACTCCGAGGAGGTTGAAATAGTCGAGAGACCCTACGCGAGACAGGGCTACCGCGTCAGGAACTATCTCTTCGACATCACGCCCTGGAAATACGTTAGAGGGATAGTAACTGAACTCGGAATTTTAGTGCCCCCTAAGGAGATTTAA
- a CDS encoding phosphorylating glyceraldehyde-3-phosphate dehydrogenase, with translation MKVKVGINGYGTIGKRVAYAVTKQDDMELIGVTKTKPDFEAYRAKELGIPVYAASEEFLPRFESAGFEVAGTLSDLLEKVDVIVDATPSGMGARNKAVYEKAGVKAIFQGGEKASTAEVSFVAQANYEKALGKDYVRVVSCNTTGLTRTLSAIQEYIDYVYAVMIRRAADPNDIKRGPINAIKPSVTVPSHHGPDVQTVIPINIETSAFAVPTTIMHVHSIMVELKKPLEAKDVIDIFENTTRVLLFEKEKGFESTAQLIEFARDLHREWNNLYEIAVWKESISVRGNRLFYIQAVHQESDVVPENIDAIRAMFEMADKWESIKKTNKSLGILK, from the coding sequence ATGAAGGTTAAGGTGGGAATTAACGGCTACGGAACCATAGGAAAGCGTGTCGCTTACGCTGTCACTAAGCAGGACGATATGGAGCTTATCGGAGTTACCAAGACGAAGCCAGATTTCGAGGCTTACCGGGCTAAGGAGCTCGGTATTCCTGTCTACGCTGCGAGTGAGGAGTTTCTGCCGAGGTTTGAGAGTGCTGGCTTTGAGGTCGCCGGAACGCTCAGCGACCTGCTGGAAAAGGTCGATGTCATAGTCGACGCCACCCCTAGCGGCATGGGAGCAAGGAACAAGGCAGTTTATGAAAAGGCCGGCGTCAAGGCCATCTTCCAGGGCGGCGAGAAGGCGAGCACCGCGGAGGTTTCCTTCGTAGCCCAGGCCAACTACGAGAAGGCCCTCGGCAAGGACTACGTTAGAGTCGTCTCCTGCAACACCACCGGCCTCACAAGAACCCTCAGCGCAATTCAGGAGTACATCGACTACGTCTACGCCGTGATGATCCGCCGTGCCGCCGACCCGAACGATATCAAGCGCGGACCGATAAACGCCATAAAGCCGAGCGTTACGGTTCCGTCTCACCACGGGCCGGACGTCCAGACGGTAATCCCGATAAACATCGAGACTTCAGCTTTCGCTGTGCCAACCACAATAATGCACGTTCACAGCATAATGGTCGAGCTGAAGAAGCCGCTCGAAGCAAAGGACGTCATAGACATTTTCGAGAACACCACGCGCGTTCTGCTCTTCGAGAAGGAAAAGGGCTTCGAGAGCACGGCCCAGCTCATAGAGTTCGCCCGCGACCTGCACAGGGAGTGGAACAACCTCTACGAGATAGCCGTGTGGAAGGAGAGCATAAGCGTCCGCGGAAACAGGCTCTTCTACATCCAGGCGGTCCATCAGGAGAGCGATGTAGTGCCTGAGAACATCGACGCTATAAGGGCCATGTTCGAGATGGCCGACAAGTGGGAGAGCATAAAGAAGACCAACAAGAGCCTTGGGATTTTGAAGTGA
- a CDS encoding helix-turn-helix transcriptional regulator, which produces MEDLRTQLEELKKRLEALEESIDPVDEVMLSIKMRLKKKLESLPELDEEKAARTLKALANPDRIRILKMLSEKPMGFKEIKEALGVESPTVSHHLKLLVKTRMVRKGDKYEISPDGRLFLRLLEIITALEEVEE; this is translated from the coding sequence ATGGAAGACCTGAGAACCCAGCTCGAGGAGCTGAAGAAGAGGTTGGAGGCGCTCGAGGAGAGCATCGACCCTGTGGACGAGGTCATGCTTTCCATCAAGATGCGCCTCAAAAAGAAGCTCGAGAGCCTTCCAGAGCTCGACGAGGAAAAGGCAGCGAGGACGCTGAAGGCTTTGGCAAACCCCGATAGGATTAGAATCCTCAAGATGCTCTCCGAGAAGCCGATGGGCTTCAAGGAGATAAAGGAAGCGCTGGGTGTGGAGAGCCCCACCGTTTCACACCACCTCAAGCTTCTCGTCAAAACGAGGATGGTTAGGAAAGGTGACAAGTACGAGATATCGCCCGACGGTCGTTTGTTTTTGCGTTTGCTCGAGATAATTACTGCCCTTGAGGAGGTGGAAGAATGA
- a CDS encoding DUF4097 family beta strand repeat-containing protein: protein MRFEGVREVEIDITKGHIKLEGWEEDYVELNHSSEGKATVKAVQKGEKLKIVGGVRRKAFNLLRKLDDGRAELEIRVPRDTRVHLQGFRGDIEASEVNFENVVCGGGTLILKNCTAKTLTLAQSTLKALLSVVGSMSINIAMGDAELRITELEGNVRANVVIGALRLYLPDTCDARINVASRRKERVWFEGIDPLDPVIGTGKYEVTITSEMGDVTIGLHEEDGWDDV, encoded by the coding sequence GTGAGGTTCGAAGGAGTACGAGAAGTTGAGATAGACATAACCAAGGGACACATCAAGCTTGAAGGGTGGGAAGAGGATTACGTGGAGTTGAACCACAGTTCAGAGGGAAAAGCTACTGTCAAAGCTGTTCAAAAGGGAGAAAAGCTCAAAATAGTCGGGGGAGTCAGAAGAAAAGCCTTCAACCTCCTCAGGAAGCTTGATGATGGCAGGGCCGAGCTGGAAATCAGGGTGCCTAGAGATACGCGGGTTCATCTCCAGGGTTTTAGGGGAGATATCGAGGCCTCGGAAGTGAACTTCGAGAACGTGGTATGTGGTGGGGGAACCCTTATTCTAAAGAACTGCACGGCTAAAACGCTAACACTGGCCCAATCAACGCTCAAGGCTTTGCTTTCAGTGGTGGGCTCTATGAGCATCAACATTGCGATGGGGGATGCGGAACTCAGGATTACGGAGCTTGAGGGAAACGTCCGCGCGAATGTCGTCATAGGTGCCCTCAGGCTGTATCTTCCTGACACCTGCGACGCCAGGATTAACGTTGCATCCCGGAGAAAGGAAAGGGTATGGTTCGAGGGGATTGATCCACTGGATCCCGTTATCGGCACAGGGAAGTACGAAGTCACCATAACCTCGGAGATGGGCGATGTTACCATCGGACTGCATGAGGAGGATGGTTGGGATGATGTTTGA
- a CDS encoding DUF167 domain-containing protein, which translates to MKSIRETKDGVVILLYVQPKAKKNEIEGVDEWRGRLKVKIKAPPVEGKANKEVVKFFSKLLGAEVDIIRGETSREKDLLVKGLSGKEVLKKLGL; encoded by the coding sequence ATGAAGTCCATTAGGGAAACCAAGGACGGCGTTGTAATCCTGCTTTACGTCCAGCCGAAGGCGAAGAAGAACGAGATTGAAGGCGTTGACGAGTGGCGCGGGAGGCTTAAAGTCAAAATCAAAGCCCCACCAGTGGAAGGAAAGGCGAATAAAGAGGTAGTCAAGTTCTTCTCCAAGCTGCTTGGGGCTGAGGTCGACATAATTCGGGGCGAAACTTCTCGTGAGAAAGACCTCCTGGTTAAGGGTCTTTCCGGCAAAGAAGTTCTTAAAAAACTTGGGCTCTAA
- a CDS encoding aromatic amino acid transport family protein, whose amino-acid sequence MKKLTLAEASAILIGTQIGAGVLGLPYALKDAGLAGIAIIVAVGILTLLTALFVLELAVQQGGTLTSLARETLGKAGGWLMLASISVLSYGSLIAYIAGSGDILSSLLGINGSICAVVFWLVMSGIVLMGLKASGEAELMLNFLLLGALAVAVALMLPRVNVENMATVDTSALVSGIGVAIFAYVSHMVVPEMYKGLGSAEKTKKAVLIGYLVPMAFYALFVFAFVGALGGNTPQLATSALEEYYGGLGKVLGLILPLAAISTSYIGIGFAQMDNLREAFKLDKRSAWLLTVVPPLIIYFAGLKSFVSALWLAGTFGGLLYAGILPVAMYVKTRKVCPPKCVRIPHGVAYFVGVIFFLVLIYSVASLV is encoded by the coding sequence ATGAAGAAGCTCACGCTGGCAGAGGCAAGTGCTATACTCATTGGGACTCAAATAGGAGCGGGCGTTTTGGGCCTGCCGTACGCGCTTAAGGATGCTGGCCTTGCAGGGATAGCAATTATTGTCGCCGTTGGCATTCTCACACTCCTCACAGCCCTTTTCGTGCTTGAGCTGGCCGTCCAGCAGGGAGGAACGCTCACCTCACTTGCGCGCGAGACGCTTGGAAAGGCGGGCGGCTGGCTCATGCTCGCGAGCATATCCGTTCTCAGCTATGGATCTCTCATAGCCTACATCGCTGGAAGCGGCGATATACTTTCGTCTCTGCTTGGAATTAACGGATCCATCTGCGCTGTAGTTTTCTGGCTGGTCATGAGCGGAATCGTGCTCATGGGCCTCAAAGCATCGGGCGAGGCAGAGCTGATGCTCAACTTCCTCCTGCTTGGTGCACTGGCAGTTGCAGTGGCTTTGATGCTGCCGAGGGTGAACGTTGAGAACATGGCAACGGTAGATACCTCCGCCCTGGTCTCCGGGATAGGCGTCGCCATCTTCGCCTACGTTAGCCACATGGTTGTTCCCGAGATGTATAAGGGACTTGGAAGCGCGGAGAAGACCAAAAAGGCCGTCCTCATTGGCTACCTTGTACCGATGGCATTCTACGCTCTCTTCGTCTTTGCCTTCGTTGGTGCGCTCGGAGGGAACACCCCTCAGCTGGCCACATCGGCTCTCGAGGAATACTATGGTGGCTTAGGCAAGGTGCTCGGTCTTATCCTTCCGCTCGCGGCCATAAGCACGAGCTACATCGGCATAGGCTTTGCCCAGATGGACAACCTCCGCGAGGCCTTCAAGCTTGACAAGAGAAGCGCATGGCTCCTGACGGTGGTTCCACCGCTCATCATATACTTTGCCGGTCTGAAGAGCTTTGTCAGCGCCCTCTGGCTCGCTGGAACATTCGGCGGCCTTCTCTACGCGGGAATCCTGCCGGTGGCGATGTACGTCAAAACGAGAAAGGTCTGCCCACCGAAGTGTGTGAGGATTCCACACGGTGTTGCTTACTTTGTCGGTGTGATTTTCTTCCTCGTCCTCATCTATTCGGTGGCGTCGCTGGTCTGA